One window of candidate division KSB1 bacterium genomic DNA carries:
- a CDS encoding right-handed parallel beta-helix repeat-containing protein, which translates to MMKLSLFILLTVLMGSTSILAQGPDTVWTRTYGGTADEDHCAVVISVGAGGYAFGGVTRSYGAGSADMWLIRTDDQGNTVWTRTYGGNSSDDLRDMVDTQAGGFAMVAGSYLDGGYQSDVRLIITDALGNTLHDVSFDGGFGGAGNDYGHAIVALPDGGFALAGRNELGVHEGPADFWLIRTDSAGDSLWSRTYGGGGNDICWDIARTTDGGFVLAGWTNSFGAGGYDLFLVRTDGDGNTLWTRTFGGAGNDGWPYGVGLATTFDGGFVVTSYTESFGTGGDVYLVRTDANGNALWTNAFGGSLGDRGSAVARMADGGFAVFGTSDIAGPPANFYLARTNADGQLLWSRTYGGPQVEDAAAGIITADGGFVLAGMTNSFGAGSSDFYVVKTAPDPTLCDTLSGTLGAAGSPYFVACDLLLPAGDTLVIEPGVVLNFMGPYKFEVRGTLLAQGTEEDSIVFTTDTLANPGRWRGLRFYHGSNDASELGYCIVEHVVNSTWAWPEVYGAIWVDSASPAISHTTVRHNYANRAGGIGATGGSLVRVSDCVFLDNGTDEAGGAIEALDGGYPTVERCLFVGNYALNNGGAIGIGVSGSGANFNYCIFRENSCEAVGSALALGEGTTVVLNHCTMFGNTSGNGQIGAFSGCDLTLRDCIVAAGNGSALYCEASSFVSVGYTDFYGNPAGVCSGFCPPSLGQVVTTNRNGDPCDQYYNIFLDPQFVNSTGGDFHLTANSPCIDAGDPTLYDPDCTISDIGAYFYYHLAQPESLVVWQDGSAMAMCWSVVDSTDCAAPSPIRSYVIYYEEEVNENWDFLAVTTDTCYRHEHVLPFSPPSHYYEVVATDYEPAALNLIVESLGGRPTREELTQAIRMRGR; encoded by the coding sequence ATGATGAAGCTATCGCTATTCATTCTGCTGACTGTGCTTATGGGAAGCACATCGATTTTGGCCCAAGGGCCGGACACCGTATGGACGAGGACGTACGGAGGAACGGCGGATGAAGATCATTGTGCCGTTGTCATTTCCGTTGGAGCAGGAGGGTACGCATTTGGTGGCGTTACGCGTTCCTACGGGGCGGGCAGTGCCGACATGTGGCTCATTCGCACCGACGATCAGGGGAACACGGTATGGACACGAACCTATGGTGGCAATTCGTCGGATGATCTGCGGGACATGGTTGATACACAAGCGGGCGGATTCGCGATGGTCGCGGGCAGCTACCTTGATGGCGGGTATCAAAGCGACGTCCGATTGATCATCACCGACGCTCTTGGAAACACACTGCACGATGTCTCGTTTGACGGTGGCTTTGGAGGCGCGGGAAACGACTATGGACACGCGATCGTTGCCCTGCCCGACGGAGGCTTCGCACTGGCAGGTCGAAACGAACTTGGAGTTCATGAGGGACCTGCGGATTTCTGGTTGATTCGCACGGATTCCGCGGGCGATTCACTGTGGTCGCGGACCTACGGCGGCGGTGGAAACGACATCTGCTGGGATATTGCGCGCACAACTGATGGTGGCTTTGTTCTCGCAGGTTGGACGAATTCCTTTGGAGCGGGTGGATACGACCTCTTCCTCGTGCGGACTGACGGCGATGGTAACACACTCTGGACTCGCACATTTGGAGGAGCGGGCAATGACGGATGGCCCTATGGGGTTGGCCTCGCGACGACGTTTGACGGCGGGTTCGTTGTCACGAGTTACACGGAGTCTTTCGGCACCGGAGGGGACGTCTATCTGGTGAGGACCGATGCAAACGGCAATGCGCTCTGGACCAATGCATTCGGCGGGTCGCTCGGTGACCGCGGTTCAGCAGTTGCGCGGATGGCTGACGGAGGGTTCGCCGTTTTCGGGACTTCAGATATTGCAGGCCCACCGGCTAACTTCTACCTTGCCAGAACCAATGCTGACGGTCAATTGCTGTGGTCAAGGACGTACGGTGGTCCGCAAGTAGAGGATGCCGCAGCAGGCATCATCACTGCAGACGGTGGCTTTGTTTTAGCGGGAATGACCAACTCTTTCGGAGCCGGGAGTTCAGATTTCTATGTTGTGAAGACTGCGCCTGATCCGACTTTGTGCGACACGCTGTCAGGGACACTGGGGGCGGCGGGTTCGCCCTACTTTGTTGCTTGCGATCTGCTGCTGCCGGCCGGTGACACGCTGGTGATCGAGCCCGGGGTTGTGTTGAATTTCATGGGGCCGTACAAGTTCGAAGTGCGGGGGACCTTGTTGGCGCAAGGCACGGAAGAGGATTCAATCGTGTTTACGACGGACACGTTGGCGAATCCGGGAAGGTGGCGGGGATTGCGTTTCTACCATGGAAGCAACGACGCCTCGGAACTCGGCTACTGCATCGTTGAGCACGTCGTGAACAGCACATGGGCCTGGCCAGAAGTATATGGAGCCATCTGGGTCGATTCAGCAAGTCCGGCGATCAGCCATACGACAGTTCGACACAACTATGCCAATCGTGCGGGTGGGATAGGTGCTACCGGGGGCAGTCTTGTCCGAGTCAGCGATTGTGTGTTCCTTGACAACGGCACTGACGAGGCTGGCGGAGCGATTGAAGCTCTGGATGGAGGCTATCCGACAGTGGAACGCTGTCTGTTTGTTGGCAACTACGCTCTGAATAACGGTGGCGCCATCGGGATTGGTGTCAGCGGTTCCGGCGCCAACTTCAATTACTGCATCTTCCGTGAGAACTCGTGCGAGGCTGTAGGCTCCGCTCTAGCCCTTGGCGAAGGGACAACGGTTGTACTGAATCACTGCACAATGTTCGGCAATACGAGCGGTAATGGACAGATCGGCGCATTCAGCGGCTGCGATCTCACGCTTCGAGATTGCATTGTTGCCGCGGGTAACGGCAGTGCTCTCTACTGCGAGGCGAGCAGCTTCGTGAGCGTTGGGTATACCGATTTCTACGGAAATCCTGCGGGTGTCTGTTCTGGATTCTGCCCACCGAGTCTCGGCCAAGTCGTCACGACCAATCGCAACGGTGATCCGTGCGACCAGTACTACAACATCTTCCTTGACCCACAGTTCGTGAATTCTACCGGCGGTGACTTTCATTTGACGGCGAACTCGCCATGCATCGACGCGGGTGATCCGACTCTGTATGACCCGGATTGCACGATTTCGGATATCGGGGCGTACTTCTACTATCACCTCGCGCAGCCGGAGTCGCTGGTGGTGTGGCAGGACGGGAGCGCGATGGCGATGTGCTGGAGTGTGGTGGACAGCACGGACTGCGCGGCGCCCTCGCCGATTCGTTCGTACGTGATCTACTACGAGGAAGAGGTGAACGAGAACTGGGATTTTCTGGCGGTCACGACGGATACCTGCTATCGCCACGAGCATGTGCTCCCGTTTTCGCCGCCGTCGCATTACTATGAAGTGGTGGCGACGGATTACGAGCCGGCGGCCTTGAATCTGATTGTTGAATCGCTGGGCGGACGTCCGACGCGAGAGGAACTGACGCAGGCGATCAGAATGCGCGGCCGGTAG
- the secG gene encoding preprotein translocase subunit SecG: protein MIYGILIALQMIISVLLVVSILLQASKGGGLAGIAGGMMSSTVFGGRSAANFLTRATTVLATLFMLNCLGMAVLSTTGKQKVSVTQQAVQGEPANSPVPQIPGGATMPEGNNATPPSGGN, encoded by the coding sequence ATGATCTACGGTATCCTTATCGCCCTGCAGATGATCATCTCGGTCCTGCTCGTGGTCTCGATTCTGCTGCAAGCTTCCAAAGGCGGCGGACTCGCCGGCATCGCGGGCGGTATGATGTCATCCACCGTCTTCGGCGGACGCAGTGCCGCGAACTTCCTGACCCGGGCGACCACCGTGCTGGCCACGCTCTTCATGCTGAACTGTCTCGGCATGGCCGTGCTCTCCACGACCGGTAAACAGAAAGTCTCCGTCACTCAACAGGCGGTGCAGGGCGAACCCGCCAATAGCCCGGTCCCGCAGATCCCCGGCGGCGCCACCATGCCCGAAGGCAACAACGCCACGCCCCCCTCCGGCGGCAACTAA
- a CDS encoding T9SS type A sorting domain-containing protein, producing the protein MARRYAYGLLSALTLWGSAFAVEVEVSAEPLYTLVFDTGPGIPYTPLDTTAADTVYTVIDSGYTVWSHQWKFVSFHLPTTVAACDCLYVTVAAVNLSYDPSGGQTGISMDFFPHDSTDTLQFSYFPNTHWGHYYTYDTLRYGDTAVHRTYLNLDTYFRYILNRDYPTCRDLIMAISPTLSNDTHFVLSSTLYWTTQALDAAPEPRPTSPIARITVYPNPFVDSFVYDGPRTRFRIYDILGREIASGFADARSKVSLNNVPAGSYFFRADGSYRSGVIMLRKVE; encoded by the coding sequence ATGGCGCGGCGATACGCTTACGGCCTACTATCGGCGTTGACGCTATGGGGGTCGGCCTTCGCCGTTGAAGTCGAGGTATCCGCCGAGCCGCTCTATACGTTGGTCTTCGACACCGGGCCGGGCATCCCTTACACGCCGCTGGATACCACCGCGGCAGATACAGTGTACACGGTTATCGATTCCGGCTACACGGTGTGGTCGCATCAGTGGAAGTTCGTTTCTTTCCACTTGCCGACCACCGTTGCCGCCTGTGACTGTCTCTACGTGACTGTTGCGGCCGTCAATCTTTCGTATGATCCGTCGGGAGGTCAGACCGGCATCAGCATGGATTTCTTTCCACATGATTCGACGGACACTTTGCAGTTCTCTTACTTTCCCAATACTCATTGGGGACATTACTACACATACGATACGCTGCGGTACGGCGACACCGCCGTCCACCGAACCTACCTTAACCTCGACACGTACTTCCGGTATATTCTGAACCGCGACTATCCCACCTGTCGTGATTTGATCATGGCCATTTCACCGACGTTATCGAACGACACGCATTTCGTTTTGTCGTCGACGCTGTATTGGACCACGCAGGCGTTGGATGCTGCGCCGGAGCCACGACCGACATCACCCATTGCGCGAATCACCGTTTACCCGAACCCGTTCGTGGATTCGTTTGTTTATGATGGTCCGCGAACACGATTTCGCATCTACGATATCCTGGGGCGAGAAATCGCCTCCGGTTTCGCGGACGCGCGGTCAAAGGTCTCACTGAACAACGTCCCCGCCGGAAGCTACTTCTTCCGCGCAGACGGCTCGTACAGAAGCGGTGTGATTATGCTCCGGAAGGTGGAGTAG
- a CDS encoding DUF4920 domain-containing protein: protein MKKIITILSLFVAIALIGCSAHNGNAKGKVFGTEPTLKEPVSIAAVNSEPAKFKDQDVLVTGKVVAMCQHMGCWVEIEQADKSTIICKSVDESVHFTQDVMGKDIELQGTLLWDEAAPGEVKESHEGGEAHACPAPKVMVSLKGARVKGI, encoded by the coding sequence GTGAAGAAAATCATCACCATCCTCAGCCTCTTCGTCGCCATCGCCCTGATCGGCTGCTCCGCCCACAACGGCAATGCCAAAGGAAAGGTCTTCGGCACCGAACCAACCCTCAAAGAGCCAGTCTCCATCGCCGCCGTGAACTCCGAACCCGCGAAGTTCAAAGATCAAGACGTACTCGTCACCGGCAAGGTCGTCGCGATGTGCCAGCACATGGGCTGCTGGGTCGAAATCGAACAGGCCGATAAGTCCACCATCATCTGCAAAAGCGTCGATGAATCCGTCCACTTCACTCAGGACGTGATGGGCAAGGATATCGAATTGCAGGGCACGCTGCTGTGGGACGAAGCCGCGCCCGGCGAAGTCAAAGAATCGCACGAAGGCGGCGAAGCGCATGCCTGCCCCGCTCCCAAAGTCATGGTCAGCCTCAAAGGCGCACGCGTTAAGGGAATCTGA
- a CDS encoding response regulator: MSTKILVCEDEKISHEAVARVVKSLGHEVLSAWTGAESIQMCTEHRPDLVLLDMLFSDTDGVSVLKQMRSNPDTRSIPVICMSASSPESTRQRLGAMSVSGIIAKPVRPGELKELMDQLLNKQEETKAGDHLVLCIDESAVQRKVFERLLTEMGMRTVFATTITEARVLLQNVLPHVILFDVKQNYREVLDLARKRGANLRREIPIIAVMSAIDHKRLQVLYQNGVTDILLKPIASGRLQHAVEQALVKDQQKSKDLSAIKTVMVIEDFTITAKSLEALLKRAGYKPLMARTAELALGMIASQVPDLILLDYNLPGMNGDEFIAQLRKQDLDVPFAVITSSREPSIVYQFRKLGAIKVLNKPIDPEMLESLIQSHFASGAAGAEGESSVQVLLVMQDAAGAEILGDVLMKNSITHRPINNVHQAWAELEHRPRVVVIDSMLDSMEGIDFVRRIRESFKSSVIRIVALQEMNSAASKRDLFEAGADELVSKPVDLPRFVDTVKQCLAPSTAGVTIEEFCSAFSTEIGGIPGSGDPNFRAHVKRLGHNLAGSAGLIDQAELEELGRGLETQADQETIEKLQASITAVQRLLAELAPAGGPAKRD; this comes from the coding sequence TTGAGTACCAAGATACTGGTCTGCGAAGACGAGAAGATTTCCCACGAAGCGGTAGCCCGCGTGGTGAAGTCGCTGGGTCACGAGGTGCTGAGTGCCTGGACCGGTGCGGAGTCGATTCAGATGTGCACCGAGCATCGGCCCGATCTGGTGTTGCTGGACATGTTGTTCTCCGACACCGACGGCGTCTCGGTGTTGAAGCAAATGCGCAGCAACCCGGACACGCGCTCGATTCCGGTCATTTGCATGAGCGCGTCGTCTCCCGAGTCCACGCGGCAGCGGTTGGGCGCGATGTCGGTCTCGGGCATCATTGCCAAGCCGGTTCGTCCGGGCGAGTTGAAGGAGCTGATGGATCAGTTGCTGAACAAGCAGGAAGAGACGAAAGCCGGTGACCATTTGGTGTTGTGCATCGATGAGAGCGCGGTTCAACGCAAGGTCTTCGAGCGCTTGCTGACGGAGATGGGCATGCGCACGGTGTTCGCGACGACGATCACCGAGGCGCGGGTGTTGCTGCAGAATGTGCTGCCGCACGTCATCCTGTTTGACGTCAAGCAGAACTACCGGGAAGTGCTCGATCTGGCTCGTAAGCGCGGGGCCAACCTGCGTCGCGAGATTCCGATCATCGCCGTCATGAGCGCGATCGATCACAAGCGGTTGCAGGTGCTTTACCAGAACGGAGTGACGGACATCCTGCTCAAGCCGATCGCCTCGGGTCGCCTGCAGCATGCGGTCGAGCAGGCTCTGGTCAAGGACCAGCAGAAGTCCAAGGACTTGTCCGCGATCAAGACGGTAATGGTCATTGAGGATTTTACGATCACGGCCAAGAGTCTGGAAGCCTTGTTGAAACGTGCCGGGTACAAGCCGCTGATGGCGCGCACGGCTGAGCTGGCGTTGGGGATGATTGCGTCGCAGGTTCCCGATCTGATTTTGCTGGACTACAATCTGCCCGGGATGAACGGGGACGAGTTCATCGCCCAGCTTCGCAAACAGGACTTAGACGTGCCGTTTGCGGTGATCACCAGCTCCCGCGAGCCGTCGATTGTCTATCAATTTCGCAAGTTGGGGGCGATCAAGGTGCTGAACAAGCCGATCGACCCGGAGATGCTGGAAAGTCTGATTCAGTCGCATTTTGCGTCCGGCGCCGCCGGTGCGGAGGGCGAGTCCTCGGTGCAGGTGCTGCTGGTGATGCAGGATGCGGCGGGGGCGGAGATTCTGGGCGACGTGTTGATGAAGAACAGCATCACGCATCGTCCGATCAACAACGTGCATCAGGCGTGGGCGGAGCTCGAACACCGTCCGCGGGTCGTGGTGATTGACTCGATGCTGGACAGCATGGAGGGGATCGACTTCGTCCGGCGCATTCGGGAGTCGTTCAAGAGTTCGGTGATTCGCATCGTGGCATTGCAGGAGATGAACAGTGCGGCCTCCAAGCGGGATCTGTTCGAGGCGGGGGCCGACGAATTGGTGAGCAAACCCGTCGATCTGCCGCGATTCGTGGACACGGTCAAGCAGTGTCTGGCGCCGTCCACGGCGGGGGTTACGATTGAGGAGTTCTGCTCGGCCTTTTCGACGGAGATTGGCGGGATTCCGGGCAGCGGCGACCCCAACTTTCGCGCGCATGTCAAGCGACTGGGTCACAATCTGGCGGGCAGTGCCGGCTTGATCGATCAAGCCGAGCTCGAAGAGTTGGGTCGCGGGCTGGAGACCCAGGCGGATCAGGAAACCATCGAGAAACTGCAGGCCTCGATCACGGCGGTTCAGCGACTGCTCGCCGAACTCGCGCCGGCCGGAGGCCCCGCGAAGCGTGATTGA
- a CDS encoding CBS domain-containing protein, translating into MTLLEVLNTKGKHVFTIRPRDSVLDAVHTLVARNIGALAVLDDGGKLVGVISERDVLRLHVQSPVNLATLRVAEFMTREVITATLAYSIDQALAVMSDARIRHLPVVENGILLGIISQGDLVKSKLDEVEFDAKQLTSFITGKYPG; encoded by the coding sequence ATGACGCTGCTCGAAGTCCTCAACACCAAAGGGAAGCATGTATTCACAATCCGTCCGCGCGACTCCGTGCTGGATGCTGTGCATACACTCGTCGCTCGCAATATCGGCGCGCTCGCCGTGCTCGATGACGGCGGTAAACTCGTCGGAGTCATCAGCGAACGGGATGTCCTCAGATTGCATGTCCAGAGTCCCGTGAACCTCGCCACACTCCGCGTCGCTGAGTTCATGACGCGCGAAGTCATCACCGCCACACTCGCCTACTCCATCGATCAGGCCCTCGCCGTCATGTCCGATGCGCGAATCCGCCATCTGCCCGTCGTCGAAAACGGAATCCTGCTCGGCATCATCTCGCAGGGCGACCTCGTCAAATCAAAACTCGATGAAGTCGAGTTCGACGCCAAACAGCTCACCTCCTTCATCACCGGAAAATATCCGGGCTGA
- a CDS encoding triose-phosphate isomerase has protein sequence MLLCANWKMNLSAKEATEFINTYARNLPPTIVPTVILAPFTVIPAVAEAVKSSALPRERLAFGGQNVYFESFGAFTGEISATMLLESGCGYAICGHSERRAIFGETDEIVGKKVIRCIETGLTPIFCIGETLDERNAGNVELVLKRQLDVGLSRLSPDQFSKLVVAYEPVWAIGTGVVATPEQAQAAHTFIRHRLEAMCGDAAKAIHILYGGSVNPQNVESLMSRPHIDGALVGGASLKVDSLLALHNGCATAAAAKPKH, from the coding sequence ATGCTCCTCTGTGCAAACTGGAAAATGAACCTGTCGGCCAAGGAAGCCACAGAATTCATAAATACTTACGCCAGGAACCTGCCCCCGACGATCGTGCCAACAGTCATTCTGGCACCGTTTACCGTCATTCCGGCGGTGGCCGAGGCCGTCAAGAGCTCCGCCCTGCCAAGGGAACGGCTTGCCTTTGGCGGCCAAAATGTGTATTTTGAGAGTTTTGGTGCCTTTACGGGCGAAATCTCGGCCACTATGCTGCTCGAATCGGGCTGCGGATATGCCATCTGCGGACACAGTGAACGGCGAGCAATCTTCGGCGAAACGGATGAGATCGTCGGTAAAAAGGTCATCCGCTGCATCGAGACCGGACTCACGCCCATCTTCTGCATCGGCGAGACGCTCGACGAACGCAACGCGGGTAACGTCGAGCTGGTCCTGAAACGACAACTCGATGTCGGACTGTCCCGCCTCTCACCAGATCAATTCAGCAAGCTCGTCGTGGCCTACGAACCCGTCTGGGCCATCGGCACCGGCGTCGTCGCCACGCCCGAACAGGCCCAAGCCGCGCACACATTTATCCGCCACCGGCTCGAAGCCATGTGCGGCGATGCCGCCAAAGCGATTCACATTCTGTACGGCGGCAGCGTTAATCCGCAAAACGTCGAGTCGCTCATGAGCCGCCCCCACATCGACGGCGCCCTCGTCGGCGGCGCCAGCCTCAAAGTCGATAGCCTGCTCGCCCTGCACAACGGCTGCGCCACGGCAGCAGCGGCCAAGCCGAAGCACTAA
- a CDS encoding phosphoglycerate kinase produces the protein MNKLTIDQVDLKHKRVLVRVDFNVPLDGDVVTDDIRIRESLPTIQKIIASGGMAILMSHLGRPKGKKTAEFSLAPAAKKLAELLGKPVVMASDCIGPDVELAVSKLPAGGVILLENLRFYAEEEKNEPGFAEKLAKLGDLYVNDAFGSAHRAHASTEGVTRFIKPAVAGYLMQKELKYLGQALAQPARPFVAVLGGSKISGKIDVIENLLGKVDTILVGGGMAYTFYKAMGKEIGNSILETDKVDLAHDILERAKSSRTQFMLPPDSRVANELKAGAKTAIAPSGAIPQEQVAGDIGSESENQFADIIRAAKTIIWNGPMGVFEIDEFAHGTKCVAQAMADATKNGAITVVGGGDSAAAMKKFGLDHAVSHVSTGGGASLEFLEGKALPGVVALSEKL, from the coding sequence ATGAACAAACTCACCATTGACCAGGTGGATCTCAAGCACAAGCGCGTGCTTGTTCGTGTCGATTTCAATGTCCCACTCGACGGCGATGTCGTCACCGACGACATCCGCATCCGCGAGAGTCTGCCCACCATCCAGAAGATCATCGCGAGCGGTGGAATGGCCATTCTGATGAGTCACCTCGGCCGGCCCAAAGGCAAAAAGACCGCCGAATTCTCGCTGGCCCCCGCCGCCAAAAAGCTCGCCGAACTACTTGGCAAGCCCGTGGTCATGGCCTCCGACTGCATCGGCCCGGACGTCGAACTGGCCGTCAGCAAACTCCCCGCCGGCGGCGTCATTCTGCTCGAAAACCTGCGCTTCTACGCCGAGGAAGAGAAGAATGAGCCCGGCTTCGCGGAGAAACTCGCCAAACTCGGCGACCTCTATGTCAACGATGCGTTCGGCTCCGCCCACCGTGCCCATGCGTCCACCGAAGGCGTGACCAGGTTCATCAAGCCCGCCGTCGCCGGCTACCTGATGCAGAAAGAGCTGAAGTACCTCGGACAGGCGCTCGCCCAACCCGCGCGGCCGTTCGTCGCCGTGCTCGGCGGCTCCAAGATCTCCGGCAAGATCGACGTCATCGAAAACCTGCTCGGAAAAGTCGATACCATTCTCGTGGGCGGCGGCATGGCCTACACCTTCTACAAAGCCATGGGCAAGGAGATCGGCAACTCGATACTCGAAACCGATAAGGTCGATCTCGCGCACGACATTCTCGAACGGGCCAAGTCCAGCCGCACGCAGTTCATGCTGCCGCCCGATTCGCGCGTCGCGAATGAACTCAAAGCCGGCGCGAAAACTGCCATCGCGCCCTCGGGCGCGATTCCCCAAGAGCAGGTCGCCGGGGATATTGGCAGCGAAAGTGAAAATCAATTCGCCGACATCATCCGCGCCGCCAAGACCATCATCTGGAACGGTCCGATGGGGGTATTTGAGATCGACGAGTTCGCCCACGGCACTAAATGTGTCGCCCAGGCCATGGCCGATGCCACCAAAAACGGCGCGATTACGGTGGTGGGCGGCGGCGACAGCGCCGCAGCCATGAAAAAATTCGGCCTCGACCATGCCGTCTCCCATGTCTCCACCGGCGGCGGCGCCAGCCTCGAATTCCTCGAAGGCAAGGCCTTGCCCGGCGTCGTAGCCCTCTCTGAAAAACTATGA
- a CDS encoding DMT family transporter: protein MPSSPSRLKPWLIFLYLGCLGWGMSFFWIKVALREVGPFTLVFYRILIGAVAAWIIAVVTRQLAPITRDQWKHLAVVGLVNATIPMTAISWAEIHISSGLAGMLNGTLPLFSMVAAHYFLFDDKFNRNKILGLIAGFAGMLILLYDDLQHGISGSTLGIAAMLLAVLSYAAAGVYTKRFIKGMPPILMSATALTSSLVYQTFAALWIEWPLKIPAQPMTWLALGWLGVLGMALAFHALYYLFTVWPISRISMVTYFFPVWAVALGAVFLDEPVTWPFVIAGVLVILGIASASLPAPAKVPVRSGTTASGRRD, encoded by the coding sequence TTGCCTTCCTCCCCCTCCCGACTCAAACCCTGGCTCATCTTCCTCTATCTCGGCTGCCTGGGCTGGGGGATGTCGTTCTTCTGGATCAAGGTCGCCCTGCGCGAGGTCGGTCCGTTCACGCTCGTTTTCTATCGCATCCTGATCGGCGCCGTCGCCGCCTGGATCATTGCCGTCGTCACCAGGCAGCTTGCGCCCATCACGCGCGATCAGTGGAAACATCTCGCCGTCGTCGGATTGGTGAACGCCACCATCCCCATGACCGCAATTTCGTGGGCCGAGATTCACATCAGCTCCGGACTCGCCGGAATGCTGAACGGCACGCTCCCGCTCTTCTCCATGGTCGCCGCGCACTATTTCCTGTTCGACGACAAATTCAACCGCAACAAGATTCTCGGCCTGATCGCCGGTTTCGCCGGGATGCTGATCCTGCTCTACGATGATCTTCAACACGGCATCTCCGGCAGTACGCTCGGCATCGCCGCCATGCTGCTCGCCGTATTATCCTATGCGGCGGCCGGTGTGTACACCAAACGTTTCATCAAGGGCATGCCGCCCATTCTCATGTCCGCGACCGCCCTCACCAGCTCGCTCGTCTATCAGACCTTCGCCGCCCTCTGGATCGAATGGCCTCTGAAAATCCCTGCACAGCCTATGACCTGGCTTGCGCTCGGCTGGCTCGGCGTGCTCGGTATGGCCCTCGCCTTCCACGCGCTATACTATCTGTTCACCGTCTGGCCCATCAGCCGGATCAGCATGGTCACCTACTTCTTCCCCGTCTGGGCCGTGGCCCTCGGGGCCGTCTTCCTCGATGAGCCCGTCACATGGCCGTTTGTCATCGCGGGAGTGCTGGTCATCCTCGGCATCGCCTCCGCCTCCCTGCCCGCGCCCGCCAAGGTCCCCGTGCGCTCCGGAACGACCGCCTCTGGCCGCCGCGATTAG
- a CDS encoding Hpt domain-containing protein has translation MIEPDCPRGVFRIPQSLDPAFLRDFQGEAAERLARAAIALTTLARDPSNEDALNATFRAFHTMKGISSFLGLTPITHLAHLTESCLLRVRDSGEVEAEECVSLAAESLQLIRYLITAIGELSQAGAWEATAEYSRLEARLVELGDALNTSSRRQIREAREARRQRIEQLIEQTEATVEVLRPVAVHGLLERLEPLVRGLALRLNKQLKLTIKSEAIEIDHALGAELGDALVHLLRNAVDHGIEPVAERERSGKPPVGTIEIRATRQAGYLVLEVQDDGCGIAASDRQHLGEPGYSTSAAVTEISGRGMGLNAVISAMEALGGAVEVESEAGRGLNVRLRLPLG, from the coding sequence GTGATTGAGCCGGACTGCCCACGCGGAGTTTTCCGCATTCCGCAGTCGCTGGATCCGGCGTTCTTGCGCGATTTTCAGGGCGAAGCGGCGGAGCGGCTGGCGCGCGCGGCGATCGCGTTGACGACGTTGGCCCGCGATCCGTCGAACGAGGACGCGCTGAACGCGACATTCCGTGCGTTTCATACGATGAAGGGGATCTCCAGCTTCCTGGGGTTGACACCGATTACGCATCTGGCGCATTTGACCGAGAGTTGTTTGTTGCGCGTGCGGGACTCCGGTGAGGTCGAGGCGGAGGAATGCGTATCGCTGGCGGCCGAGTCGCTGCAACTCATTCGTTATCTGATCACCGCGATCGGCGAATTGTCGCAGGCCGGAGCGTGGGAAGCGACGGCGGAATACAGCCGGCTGGAAGCGCGGCTCGTCGAACTTGGCGACGCTCTGAATACGAGTTCGCGGCGGCAGATTCGCGAGGCGCGGGAAGCGCGGCGGCAGCGGATCGAGCAGCTGATCGAACAGACGGAAGCGACGGTTGAGGTGCTGCGGCCGGTCGCGGTGCACGGCCTGCTGGAGCGGCTGGAGCCGCTCGTGCGCGGGTTGGCCCTGCGGCTGAACAAGCAGTTGAAGCTGACGATCAAGTCCGAGGCGATTGAAATCGATCATGCACTCGGCGCGGAACTCGGCGATGCGTTGGTCCACTTGCTGCGGAATGCGGTCGATCATGGCATTGAACCTGTCGCGGAGCGCGAGCGAAGCGGGAAGCCACCTGTGGGCACCATCGAAATCCGGGCGACGCGTCAGGCCGGTTACCTGGTGCTCGAAGTGCAGGATGACGGCTGCGGGATCGCGGCATCCGATCGTCAGCATCTCGGCGAGCCGGGCTACTCGACATCCGCGGCGGTGACGGAGATCTCCGGTCGGGGTATGGGGCTCAATGCCGTGATTTCGGCGATGGAGGCGCTGGGCGGTGCCGTGGAAGTGGAGTCCGAAGCGGGGCGTGGATTGAACGTTCGGCTGCGGCTCCCGCTCGGCTAA